DNA from Taeniopygia guttata chromosome 28, bTaeGut7.mat, whole genome shotgun sequence:
CAGGTGCGGTaccgccggggccggggccgttGCCGGGGCCGTTGCCGAGGCCAGACCGGTCCCTGCCCCCGCCAGGCTCCACCCCGGGCGGTGCGGGATAAAACTTCGGGCACCTCCCCGGCAGCTCCGCGTCAGGGCTGCGCTCGGACCGGCGGCAGCGCTCGGGAGGTGACACCGCACCCACCACCGCCTCCCCCGGGACGTTTCTGGGgtctctctccctcttcctgCCACCGGAGGCAGCTGAGCTCCCGCCGCGCCGGGATCCGCGGGGCCGTGCTCGGTGAGTAGAGCCGCGCCGGGTTGGTGGGGGCCCCGGTGGGGCTGCGGGGGGGGATCCGCGGACCGGGACCGCACTCTCCCGGTTGCTTTCCCCGGAGCGGGAGGGATGGCCCCACTTCCCCGGAGCTCCCGAGGGGACTCACGGCAGAACCCCTCTTCGGTTGTTCCGGAGCTCTGCTCGCCCTCAGAGATCCTCCGTGCCCTCGGTCACCGGGAGCTTTCCCTGCCTCCGGGGAACGGGAGCGGGATCGGTTGTCCCCTCTCCAGCTGTGGGAACCTCGGTGTTCCCACCGCGTCCCGGGGAGCGGCTCCTCGCTCCCAAGACCCGGCGTTCTTGGGGGGGAcggggctgtgcgggcaggggacACCCCGGTGTGGGAGCAGCGGCTCCGGGGCGCAGCGCGGCCGGGCCGCCCGGTAAGGGCCAGCCGGTGTCTCGGTAACACCGGCGCGCCGCCGGTGCGGCCCCCGCGGCCCCCCCGGTGCAGGAGGCGCGGCGGGACCGGCAGAGGGCGCCCGCGCTTTGCTGACTCatagccccccccccccccctccggTGCCGGGACGgggccccggggctgcggggtGTCCGTTCCACTCCCCGAGAACCGGCAGGCGGTGCTGGGGCCTCTGGGGTGGAGGTTCCAGCTGGCGGACTGGGGGGGCAAGAGCGTGCTTGGGTGCGGGTACAGGAGGCTCAACCCCTCACCGGGACAGTTCCCCGTAGCGGTAACGGCGTCACCGGGAGGGTGACCGGGCGGGTGCGTGCGACCGGGCAGGTGTGACCGGCCGCGGGTGACTGTGCGTgtcccccctcccccgccctTTCCGCCTCTGTGTCCCGGCGTCACTCGGCTCCGGGGGTTCTAactcccgcccggccccgcgggcagTCACCTCCCGCCGCGGCCTCCTCCGGTGCGGGGGCCGTTCACCGCCCCCGCCGCGGCGCTTGGGACCGGCCGGCTGCCCGTGTGCCGCGTCCACATCTCCGTGGAGCCGGGGCATGGCACGGCAGCCCCAGCGGCCGCCCGGTCTCACCGGAAGGCGGGCggacccccgagccccccgcgcCCCTTTGTTGTGCGCCGGGATTATGAATGGCTCCAggcgcggcgcggggggcggggccggggcggggcccgcGCGGCCGCGTGGGCGGAGGAATCCGGCCGGGCCGCCCCGCCCACCGGGCCACGTGGGGACGCTGCGCCCGCCTCCCATTGGCCGTCAGCGCGGATGTCTGGGCGCTCGGCGAGCTCCCATTGGCCGAGACCGCCGGAGGAGCCGGAGTGAATGAGGGCGAGGCCCCGCCCCGCGGGACGTTGCTACATTGTAACTTCCCTCCCCCCGGTGCTCCCACGGCAGCGCGAGCGGCGGCCGGTTCGGCGGGTCCGGCCCAGAGAAGGGGGAGCGAGGCGGCCTCCCCGCCCCTCGCCGCGGCCCCGGGCCTCACCCCGCCCCCAGACACCCCGCTCCGCGAGCACAGAGCGGCGGCgaggagaaagaaaggaggcggcaggcaggagcaggcagcgCCGCTTCCACCGCCCCCCTCCCCTCCGCTTCCCGCGGCAGCCACCGGAGCGGGGCGAGAACGGGAcgttttatatttttttatttttatatttatatatatatattttattttttccgCCTGGGCTGCGGAGGGCACGGCCGGTGTAGCCCTGCTTGGGGACCCCCCTCCTAGCCGCTCCCCGCCTCCTCCCGGCCCCCGCCCGACGCCTCACCGCGTAACCGGAGCTCCCGGTGGGTCCCGCCGGGCGTGTGGTGCAGCGGGACCGGCTCCCTCCTTTATTCGATCCCCTCGCCGCCCCCCGACACCGACCGCCGCTGCCCCCGCAGGTCGGCGGATGGACCCGCAGCCCGGcgccaggagctgcagccgcGGGGCTCCCGCCTGCGAGGTGGGGCCACCCGAGCCCCCCATGAACCTCTACATCCACACCACCACCGGCACCCGCTATGAGCTCTCGGTGCCCGCCGAGGAGACGGTGGAGGGGCTGAAGCGGCGGCTGTCCCAGCGCCTCAAGGTGCCCAAGGAGCGTCTGGCGCTGCTGCACAAAGAGAGGtacggcacggcacggcacggctcgGTACGGGGGGGGCTCGGGAGGCCCGGAGTCCCCAGCCTcggcggcggggctgggcgcGGGGGCGGCCCCCTCGCACCGGGCTCGGCACCGCACAAAGGCTCCCGCCCCCTCCCCCTTCCCGGCCCCATTCCTgtgcggggcggggggggcagCCCGGggggccgcggcgggggcgagcgggggccgggccggagggagggaaggagggaaggagggaggggggtccgggcggagggagggagggatggagggagggggggcgccgggccgggccgggagcgcggccgccgccccctCGCCCGGCCCTGCCGGGGCTCCTTTGtgggcggcggggcccggccgtGCCCCGGCCCTTTGTTCTGGGCTCagccccggcggcggcgcggcccggcTCCCCCTGAGCCCCCAGCGCCGGGGGCCCTTTGTCTGCCGGGGGCCCAGGCCACCCCCCGCGTGGGGCTCGGCCCGCGTGGGGTCGGGACGGGAGTAACTTGGAGAGTCCCAGAGCaggggacacacggggacacCGCATCCATCTGCCGGTACCCGCGGGGTTGAGGGAGCGTGTTCCCAGTGCTGCCTCCCCCACCTATACTGGTCCCAGCTTCTCTCcagccgcccccccccccagtGGGCAGGTTTCCTGTGCTCCCACCCCCCTCGcagctcagctcctctctgccccCCTCTGCACTGCCCCATGAGTTCCCCTGGGGGCCAGCTGAACTGTGGGGTGCCAGGGTTCCCTCCTGCCCGTGAAGGCTGGCAATTTCTTGAAGTAGGGGTGCTTGAGGGGCTGTTggtgccctgggagcagccagacTTGCAGCTGGTGTCCCCCTCTCGTGTGCACCCTCTGGGGGAGCTGCCCGACCTGCACTGACCCTGCTCTTGGCATCTCCTCCCGCAGCCGCCTCAGCTCGGGCAAACTGCAGGACCTGGGGGTCGTGGAAGGCAGCAAGCTGACCCTGGTGCCCACCGTGGAGGCCGGCTTGATGGTGAGTggccttttcctgctgctccctccatccctcccactCCACTCGTTCCCGTCTATTATTAAAGCCCCGGGCAAGGATGAGGATGTGATGTGCTGGCAGCCCCGcggctctgctgccccagctctcgCTGAGGAGGCAGCGCTGGGTTGGGCACGGCAGCAGGTTTAGTATTTCACTCCTTTCTCAGGGCTTGTGTAGAAATAGTGGAAGTGACATGtcatccctccctcctgctgcgGACGCCCCCTCCTTTGCTGCATTTGTAACGTTAATCCcccccctcctccttttttttccagtcccaGGCGTCCAGGCCAGAACAGTCGGTGATGCAAGCTCTGGAAAGCTTAACTGAAActcaggtgaggggctggataCCGGGGCAGGATGGAGACAAAGGCGGAGGGCGGAGGGGGGGAAGGAAGGACAACTGCGGCCTCACTTTGCTTCCCCTCCCAAAAGCTTTGGCGTTGGTGCCTCGCTGAGGTTTCacctccagcagggctgggagtgctgAGGGTGGTGCCCGGGGCGGGCACCGTCACCCAGAGCAGCGCCGGGCTCAGGGAGGTCCCACGCCGGCAGCCCAAACAAGCCGGGAGCGGGGAGCTGAAGTGACTCACTCAAGGTCACACCGCAGGTTGGTGGCAGAGCCGGGCGGCTCAgggccctgcccggggctgtggggctgcagccccctccagctgcccgctgtggggtgcagggagcgggctgcccctctgccccacagctgtGAGGGGTATAAAGGAGGCTGGCAGCTCGGGGGGTTCGTGTAGAGCCCAGCTTCCAGCGCCCAAAGGGGTCCTCCCTCTTTCCTTGGAGCCATCCTTGGGGGCGCAGATTTGCCCTGCTGGGGCGTTCTGACCTTCTCCTTGTCCCTTGCTCGGTGGCCTTGTGCTGGGGCACCAAGGAAGGGGCGTGGAAGAGGCCAAGTGGGCGGCGTTGGTGGGGCTGTGGTTGAATTGCTGTGGAGTTGTTGGAGGGGTGGGGGGTTCTCACTGTTGGGGGGGGTCTCGGCTGCGGGCTGGAAGCGTTCCCAGGGTGGGAGAGCCGTGGGTGAGCCGTGGGTGCGCGCGCAGCGCCGGCTCCTGCCGCCAAGGTGGAATTTACCCCCAGCCATGCAGGCCCCACTCCTTTGTTTTCCGTCTCTGTTACTGCTCTGAaactctttccttcctttttctggCCGATGCTGCCAGCTTTGGTTTTTgaagggttggggtttttgagggtttttatAAGCTGTTCTGCTGAAtcctgggaaggggctgagccccaTGTGGTGCCAGGGCTGGTGGGGCACTGCTGTACCCCCTCCACCCCGGGATGTGGCAAGggccaggctgccctgctggcaGGGACCCGGCGTGCCCTTGGCTGCTCGGGGTGACCTTGACTTTTGGGAGCTGGTTTAACCCCATGTGGGGGCTCGGGGGGTCAGCTTGAACGGGAGCCCTAGTGCATCCCCAGTGCCAGACGCTGCTGGGGTCCCATGGAGGTGCTGCCCATCCCAGCTGGGGTGCAGAGCTGTGGCATGGGGGGCTGCTTCTGGCAGGTCACACTGCACGTCCTGTCCTCAGGGCTGCAGGTATTTCTGAtggggctgagcagctcttTGGTGTGGGCAGCCAGGAACC
Protein-coding regions in this window:
- the MIDN gene encoding midnolin isoform X1; protein product: MAPGAARGAGPGRGPRGRVGGGIRPGRPAHRATWGRCARLPLAVSADVWALGELPLAETAGGAGVNEGEAPPRGTLLHCNFPPPGAPTAARAAAGSAGPAQRRGSEAASPPLAAAPGLTPPPDTPLREHRAAARRKKGGGRQEQAAPLPPPPSPPLPAAATGAGRERDVLYFFIFIFIYIYFIFSAWAAEGTAGVALLGDPPPSRSPPPPGPRPTPHRVTGAPGGSRRACGAAGPAPSFIRSPRRPPTPTAAAPAGRRMDPQPGARSCSRGAPACEVGPPEPPMNLYIHTTTGTRYELSVPAEETVEGLKRRLSQRLKVPKERLALLHKESRLSSGKLQDLGVVEGSKLTLVPTVEAGLMSQASRPEQSVMQALESLTETQVNDFLSGRSPLTLALRVGDHMMFVQLQLAAQQSTGQLQHRHLIASRGEAGASASPHCRTLHGASGSGFARIPVVPSCQQSPAPSPTPTAPAPPMYCNAPHAAPVTAGMFRSHGASTQTVNSSVVSSCSEVDCGSRSSSSPGSSPAPSARSRKPGAVIESFVNHAPGVFSGTFSGTLHPNCQDSSGRPRRDIGTILQILNDLLSATRHYQGMPQSLTQLRCQTQFSSSSSSSSSSPPASPDLATKTTSEPLPAATAPTLHPVVQCQSQIRMCKPSGDRLRQTENRATRCKVERLQLLLQQKRLRRKARRDARAPYHWVPNRKAGRTNSNSSVSSEGSLDLDFEDSVWKPEVKAEMKSEFVVA